Proteins encoded within one genomic window of Arachis ipaensis cultivar K30076 chromosome B08, Araip1.1, whole genome shotgun sequence:
- the LOC107614062 gene encoding uncharacterized protein LOC107614062 isoform X1: protein MKRVAVAPQQNTHQTHSHLLRFACSSFNTEQSVPHDTNSNPSLSMASSSSSFSSLCSFLPLTPTSTFTKPPKLPYLTAPPTLSPQLPKPCRFATSVTKDREVVVVKDNQLEEKRSRFDDADPDRLLSRAINTALVLGFGTFAVSKLLTIDHDYWHGWTLYEILRYVPEHNWVAYEQALKSNPVLAKMAISGVVYSIGDWIAQCYEGKPLFEFDRTRLFRSGLAGFTLHGSLSHYYYQLCESLFPFQEWWVVPAKVAFDQTVWAAIWNSIYFVVLGLLRFESINNIYGELKSTFWPMLTAGWKLWPFAHLITYGVIPLEQRLLWVDCVELIWVTILSTYSNEKSAARTSDGASSETKSSTLSHKSNKASWK, encoded by the exons ATGAAACGGGTGGCTGTGGCGCCACAACAAAACACACATCAAACACATTCACACCTTCTTCGCTTTGCGTGCTCCTCTTTCAACACTGAACAGAGTGTTCCACACGATACTAACTCAAACCCCTCTCTCtccatggcttcttcttcttcttctttctcttctctatGCAGCTTCCTTCCCCTCACTCCAACCTCCACCTTCACCAAACCACCCAAGCTCCCTTACCTTACTGCACCTCCTACACTCTCTCCCCAGCTCCCAAAACCATGTCGTTTCGCCACCTCCGTCACCAAGGATCGCGAGGTAGTCGTCGTCAAGGACAACCAATTGGAAGAGAAACGATCACGTTTCGATGATGCTGATCCTGATCGCCTCCTTAGCAGAGCCATCAACACTGCCCTCGTTTTGGGATTCGGAACTTTTGCTGTCTCCAAATTGCTCACTATTGACCATGATTACTGGCAT GGTTGGACCCTTTATGAGATACTAAGGTATGTCCCTGAACACAATTGGGTTGCTTATGAGCAAGCTCTCAAGTCGAACCCTGTTTTGGCGAAGATGGCAATAAGTGGAGTTGTCTATTCAATTGGAGACTGGATTGCTCAG TGCTATGAAGGAAAGCCTCTATTTGAGTTTGATCGGACGCGATTATTCAGATCAGGTCTAGCTGGGTTTACTCTCCATGGATCTCTTTCTCACTATTACTACCAACTTTGTGAG TCTCTTTTTCCTTTCCAAGAATGGTGGGTTGTCCCTGCAAAAGTTGCCTTTGACCAAACTGTGTGGGCAGCAATTTGGAACAGCATATACTTTGTGGTTTTGGGTTTGTTGCGGTTCGAATCTATAAATAACATATATGGTGAACTGAAGTCAACATTTTGGCCCATGCTCACG GCAGGATGGAAGCTTTGGCCTTTTGCCCATCTGATCACTTATGGTGTGATTCCTCTCGAGCAAAGGCTTCTTTGGGTCGATTGTGTTGAGCTCATCTGGGTCACGATACTTTCAAC ttATTCAAATGAGAAATCAGCAGCCCGAACATCGGACGGTGCATCCTCAGAAACAAAGTCATCTACATTAAGCCACAAGTCCAATAAG GCAAGTTGGAAATAG
- the LOC107614062 gene encoding uncharacterized protein LOC107614062 isoform X2 has product MKRVAVAPQQNTHQTHSHLLRFACSSFNTEQSVPHDTNSNPSLSMASSSSSFSSLCSFLPLTPTSTFTKPPKLPYLTAPPTLSPQLPKPCRFATSVTKDREVVVVKDNQLEEKRSRFDDADPDRLLSRAINTALVLGFGTFAVSKLLTIDHDYWHGWTLYEILRYVPEHNWVAYEQALKSNPVLAKMAISGVVYSIGDWIAQCYEGKPLFEFDRTRLFRSGLAGFTLHGSLSHYYYQLCESLFPFQEWWVVPAKVAFDQTVWAAIWNSIYFVVLGLLRFESINNIYGELKSTFWPMLTAGWKLWPFAHLITYGVIPLEQRLLWVDCVELIWVTILSTYSNEKSAARTSDGASSETKSSTLSHKSNKE; this is encoded by the exons ATGAAACGGGTGGCTGTGGCGCCACAACAAAACACACATCAAACACATTCACACCTTCTTCGCTTTGCGTGCTCCTCTTTCAACACTGAACAGAGTGTTCCACACGATACTAACTCAAACCCCTCTCTCtccatggcttcttcttcttcttctttctcttctctatGCAGCTTCCTTCCCCTCACTCCAACCTCCACCTTCACCAAACCACCCAAGCTCCCTTACCTTACTGCACCTCCTACACTCTCTCCCCAGCTCCCAAAACCATGTCGTTTCGCCACCTCCGTCACCAAGGATCGCGAGGTAGTCGTCGTCAAGGACAACCAATTGGAAGAGAAACGATCACGTTTCGATGATGCTGATCCTGATCGCCTCCTTAGCAGAGCCATCAACACTGCCCTCGTTTTGGGATTCGGAACTTTTGCTGTCTCCAAATTGCTCACTATTGACCATGATTACTGGCAT GGTTGGACCCTTTATGAGATACTAAGGTATGTCCCTGAACACAATTGGGTTGCTTATGAGCAAGCTCTCAAGTCGAACCCTGTTTTGGCGAAGATGGCAATAAGTGGAGTTGTCTATTCAATTGGAGACTGGATTGCTCAG TGCTATGAAGGAAAGCCTCTATTTGAGTTTGATCGGACGCGATTATTCAGATCAGGTCTAGCTGGGTTTACTCTCCATGGATCTCTTTCTCACTATTACTACCAACTTTGTGAG TCTCTTTTTCCTTTCCAAGAATGGTGGGTTGTCCCTGCAAAAGTTGCCTTTGACCAAACTGTGTGGGCAGCAATTTGGAACAGCATATACTTTGTGGTTTTGGGTTTGTTGCGGTTCGAATCTATAAATAACATATATGGTGAACTGAAGTCAACATTTTGGCCCATGCTCACG GCAGGATGGAAGCTTTGGCCTTTTGCCCATCTGATCACTTATGGTGTGATTCCTCTCGAGCAAAGGCTTCTTTGGGTCGATTGTGTTGAGCTCATCTGGGTCACGATACTTTCAAC ttATTCAAATGAGAAATCAGCAGCCCGAACATCGGACGGTGCATCCTCAGAAACAAAGTCATCTACATTAAGCCACAAGTCCAATAAG GAGTAG